The Kordia sp. SMS9 genome window below encodes:
- a CDS encoding PQQ-dependent sugar dehydrogenase codes for MKQSISFLFLVSLLFISCGEKQKEVAKVTPAPFNQLKAVKTTKEITKDQENYKAELVVGGIDIPWGMTWLPDGSMLVTERLGVLYHVKDGKKTIILNVPEVFARNQGGLLDIAAHPNYKENGWIYITYSLVKKNEKGSHTALIRAKLEGNELTSIEKLYEGSPNVKTAHHFGSRIVFDDGYVYFTIGDRGKRDENPQDITKDGGKVYRLHEDGRIPDDNPFVGQKDAKEAIFSFGHRNPQGMAMNPRTQQIWVHEHGPRGGDEINPITKAVNYGWPVITYGINYSGTTITDETAREGMQQPLYYWVPSIAPSGMAFVTSDVYPDLKGNLVVGSLKFQYLELLTLTPDEKVAKREKLLDGIGRVRSVRQGPDGYIYVGIDGEGVFRMVSKVSQKKSQEKPKNTADTDSNMSEATAITFMKRSEASAKEKEESFKRGEAVYNNVCVQCHLAKGEGVAKVYPPLAGSDWLTDKVVESIHSVKYGLKGEILVNGVKYRGIMSPLGLSDKQVADVMNYTSTSWGNETENFYTEEAVSKVQKEKK; via the coding sequence ATGAAACAATCCATTAGTTTTCTCTTTTTAGTCAGCTTACTTTTTATTTCTTGTGGAGAAAAACAAAAAGAAGTTGCTAAAGTTACGCCAGCACCATTCAATCAGTTGAAAGCTGTGAAAACCACGAAAGAAATCACAAAAGATCAAGAAAACTACAAAGCCGAATTGGTCGTTGGTGGAATTGATATTCCATGGGGAATGACGTGGTTGCCAGATGGAAGCATGTTGGTTACAGAACGATTAGGAGTTTTATATCATGTAAAAGATGGTAAAAAAACAATTATATTAAATGTGCCAGAAGTTTTTGCTAGAAATCAAGGTGGATTGTTAGACATCGCAGCACATCCAAATTATAAAGAAAATGGCTGGATTTACATTACCTATTCTCTAGTAAAGAAAAATGAAAAAGGAAGTCACACCGCATTAATCCGAGCGAAACTAGAAGGGAATGAATTGACCTCAATTGAAAAACTATACGAAGGAAGTCCAAATGTAAAAACGGCGCATCATTTTGGTTCGCGCATTGTGTTTGATGATGGATACGTATATTTTACCATTGGCGATCGTGGAAAACGTGATGAAAATCCGCAAGACATCACCAAAGATGGTGGAAAAGTATATCGTTTGCATGAAGATGGACGCATTCCAGACGACAATCCGTTTGTCGGTCAAAAAGATGCCAAAGAAGCTATTTTCTCGTTCGGACATCGAAATCCGCAAGGAATGGCAATGAATCCGCGTACGCAACAAATTTGGGTGCATGAGCACGGTCCACGCGGTGGCGATGAAATCAATCCAATTACGAAAGCAGTAAATTACGGTTGGCCAGTAATAACGTACGGAATCAATTACAGTGGAACAACCATCACAGACGAAACGGCTCGTGAAGGCATGCAACAACCGTTGTACTATTGGGTGCCGTCGATTGCGCCAAGCGGAATGGCATTTGTTACAAGTGATGTCTATCCTGATTTAAAAGGAAATCTCGTTGTAGGTTCTTTAAAATTTCAATATTTAGAATTATTAACGCTTACGCCAGATGAAAAAGTTGCCAAGCGTGAAAAATTATTGGACGGAATTGGTCGTGTACGCTCGGTTCGCCAAGGTCCAGACGGTTATATTTATGTGGGAATTGATGGTGAAGGCGTTTTCAGAATGGTTTCGAAAGTATCTCAGAAAAAATCTCAAGAAAAACCAAAAAATACAGCTGATACTGATAGCAATATGAGTGAAGCTACCGCAATTACTTTTATGAAACGTTCAGAAGCATCTGCAAAAGAAAAAGAAGAAAGTTTTAAAAGAGGTGAAGCGGTGTATAATAATGTGTGTGTACAATGTCATTTAGCCAAAGGAGAAGGTGTAGCCAAAGTATATCCACCATTAGCAGGTTCTGATTGGTTAACGGATAAAGTTGTAGAAAGCATCCATTCTGTCAAATACGGACTAAAAGGTGAAATTTTGGTCAACGGTGTAAAATACAGAGGAATTATGTCGCCACTTGGACTTAGCGACAAACAAGTTGCCGACGTGATGAATTATACTTCTACTTCATGGGGCAATGAAACTGAGAATTTTTACACGGAAGAAGCCGTAAGCAAAGTACAAAAAGAGAAGAAATAA
- a CDS encoding tetratricopeptide repeat protein: protein MRVKYAINLGILTDTSNPLYAEQQLKNALSILDDSYTHSDQSKQKALAYDCLGIIERRRNNYDKALHYYLTALEIKEKAKDSSKIGRSYHNIAMLFRSQGKYDKAISYMKKALVMRRNDSLDYGVSLSNYGHFLYLKKAHDSALIVLDSAKNYFTAPLYLSDVNRYKAKIYRDKKMYKKALELHKKNLVIYKKEEKIERLASTMKDLAYSARKMNQFDKASRYLDSSEVLAAQYGNKSLLGHLYLERYKIQRDQKNYKKALFYYRTYKKYRDSSKTLEQSARFEKLVLEFRFKQESYRDSLQASTEKIELQRVAKTQRSQKRLFAILFFLAVIALVSLFFLYRYKRKIALRNHQKQELETELLNEKVNFLRFKTERLLMDNKMRIDFKKELLDTIKDLQTKDSSSGVIERYQTILVQLKNQITTEKRLDSVSEVNNMSEANFEIELAERFPTLTKSEREICHLMYLNLSLKEIMNVRNATLSSIKSARYRIRKKLDVPKGEELELFIRKLL, encoded by the coding sequence TTGCGTGTAAAATATGCTATTAATTTGGGTATTTTAACAGACACTTCAAATCCATTATACGCAGAACAACAGTTAAAAAATGCATTGTCAATTTTAGATGATTCATATACACACAGTGATCAGTCAAAACAAAAAGCGTTAGCATACGATTGTTTGGGAATTATTGAACGCAGACGTAATAATTACGATAAAGCATTACACTATTACTTAACGGCTCTTGAAATTAAAGAAAAAGCTAAAGATTCGTCAAAAATTGGCCGCTCGTATCATAATATTGCCATGTTGTTTCGTTCGCAAGGAAAATATGACAAAGCTATTTCCTATATGAAGAAAGCTTTAGTAATGCGCCGTAATGATAGTTTAGATTATGGAGTATCGCTAAGTAATTATGGACATTTTTTATACTTGAAGAAAGCCCATGATAGCGCACTTATTGTTTTAGATAGTGCCAAAAATTATTTTACGGCACCTCTTTATCTATCAGATGTAAATAGATATAAAGCGAAAATATACAGAGATAAAAAAATGTATAAAAAAGCTTTAGAGCTTCACAAAAAAAATCTTGTCATTTATAAAAAAGAAGAAAAAATAGAGCGGTTGGCTTCTACGATGAAAGATTTAGCGTATAGTGCTCGAAAAATGAATCAATTTGATAAAGCATCAAGATATCTCGATAGTAGTGAAGTATTGGCTGCTCAATATGGAAATAAATCATTGTTGGGACACTTGTATTTAGAACGCTACAAGATTCAACGCGATCAAAAGAATTACAAAAAAGCATTGTTCTATTATAGAACGTACAAAAAGTATAGAGATTCTTCTAAAACCCTAGAACAGTCAGCACGTTTTGAAAAACTGGTTTTAGAATTTAGGTTTAAGCAAGAATCGTATCGTGACAGTTTGCAAGCTTCCACAGAAAAAATAGAATTACAACGAGTTGCCAAAACACAACGTTCGCAAAAACGTTTGTTCGCTATTTTATTTTTTCTTGCAGTCATTGCGTTGGTCAGCTTATTTTTTCTGTATCGCTACAAACGAAAAATTGCTCTTAGAAATCATCAAAAACAAGAGTTAGAGACTGAATTATTGAATGAAAAAGTGAATTTTCTTCGTTTTAAAACAGAACGTTTATTGATGGATAATAAGATGCGTATTGATTTTAAAAAAGAACTGCTAGATACTATCAAAGACCTCCAAACAAAAGACAGTAGTTCGGGTGTAATAGAACGTTATCAAACAATTTTAGTGCAACTTAAAAACCAAATTACTACTGAAAAACGATTAGATAGTGTATCAGAAGTAAACAATATGTCGGAAGCTAATTTTGAAATAGAATTAGCCGAACGCTTTCCTACCTTGACAAAATCAGAACGTGAAATTTGCCATTTAATGTATCTCAATTTAAGTCTGAAAGAAATTATGAATGTGCGCAATGCAACGTTATCTTCTATCAAATCTGCGCGCTATCGTATTCGTAAAAAGTTAGACGTTCCAAAAGGAGAGGAGCTTGAGTTGTTTATTAGAAAGTTACTTTAG
- a CDS encoding M1 family metallopeptidase, translating to MNSRFLVFLFLCANCLLFAQQTNAVDFTKATVDVVINPATEQVGIDVQYEFEVLQDVDSIYFDMRTVDTYKVYQQTFQAETSYRDQKIILKYKFKKGEKHVVGLATFTHPKKAMYFIDWHESKGRKQIWTQGQGKYTSSWLPSFDDVNEKVEFDFSITFDKRYEVIANGKLLKKESPNDSLTKWYYDMKQPMSSYLAAIAIGKYKKKVIASKSGIPIELYYYPEDEAKFEPTYRHTKRIFDFLEEEIGVAYPWQNYKQVPVKDFLYAGMENTGTTIFSDAFVVDSTSFVDKNYVNVNAHELAHQWFGDLVTAKSGTHHWLQEGFATYYALLAEKEIFGDNYFYWKLYTSAMQLQKLNDGKGESLLNPKASSLTFYQKGAWVLHVLRTKVGEKPFKNAVKRYLNTYKFKSAETEDFIQIVAEESGQNLDAFVQTWLVNPQLPDDFYDFDKLLTQNSGISENMYSLLGGISGAPGQVASFRTFQTSKESATTCLNISKVFELSQNEVVQKEGPISEELLVNLIKNIPNDNPIVSNDVYKVAFATKNLKVRQTIAQTLTKIPKELKTEYESLLNDASYMTKEAALYNLWGNFATDQKKYLDQTKDVVGFNDKSFRTLWLTLAIVTKDYSGRNTPKYYQELTNYTQTHNHFEVRQNAFIFLNELRAFTDQNLADLVNGAMHHNWRFASFCRDLLDSFIKNSSYQENIQRTKKLLSEAEKVFLEKRIKN from the coding sequence ATGAATTCTCGCTTTTTAGTATTCCTTTTTTTATGTGCAAATTGTCTGCTTTTTGCGCAACAAACCAACGCTGTCGATTTTACAAAGGCAACGGTTGATGTTGTAATAAATCCTGCTACGGAACAAGTTGGCATTGATGTGCAGTATGAATTTGAAGTGCTGCAAGATGTGGACAGTATTTATTTTGACATGCGAACAGTGGATACGTATAAAGTATATCAACAAACGTTTCAAGCGGAAACTTCGTATCGTGATCAAAAGATTATTCTGAAATATAAGTTTAAAAAAGGAGAGAAACATGTCGTTGGATTGGCAACATTTACACATCCTAAAAAAGCGATGTATTTTATTGATTGGCACGAAAGCAAAGGCAGAAAGCAAATTTGGACACAAGGTCAAGGAAAATATACGAGCAGTTGGTTGCCAAGTTTTGACGATGTGAATGAAAAGGTGGAATTTGACTTTAGCATCACATTTGACAAGCGTTACGAAGTAATTGCCAATGGAAAATTACTCAAAAAAGAATCGCCTAATGATTCGCTGACGAAATGGTATTACGACATGAAACAGCCAATGAGTAGTTATTTAGCGGCGATTGCCATCGGAAAGTACAAAAAGAAAGTTATTGCTTCTAAAAGTGGCATTCCAATTGAATTGTATTATTATCCTGAAGATGAAGCCAAGTTTGAACCGACATACCGACATACGAAACGTATTTTTGACTTTTTAGAAGAAGAAATTGGCGTAGCATATCCGTGGCAAAATTACAAGCAAGTTCCTGTAAAAGACTTTTTGTATGCAGGCATGGAAAATACGGGAACCACTATTTTTTCAGATGCTTTTGTGGTAGATAGTACGAGTTTTGTTGATAAAAACTACGTAAACGTCAACGCGCACGAATTGGCACATCAATGGTTTGGCGATTTGGTGACGGCAAAAAGTGGCACACATCATTGGTTGCAAGAAGGTTTTGCTACCTATTATGCCTTGTTGGCGGAAAAGGAAATTTTTGGCGACAATTATTTTTATTGGAAGTTATATACTTCTGCGATGCAATTACAAAAGCTCAACGATGGAAAAGGCGAATCGTTGTTAAATCCGAAAGCAAGTAGCTTAACGTTTTATCAAAAAGGTGCTTGGGTTTTGCATGTGTTGCGAACAAAAGTAGGAGAGAAGCCGTTTAAAAATGCGGTAAAGCGTTATTTAAATACTTATAAATTCAAGAGTGCTGAAACAGAAGATTTTATTCAAATAGTAGCAGAAGAAAGCGGACAAAATTTAGATGCTTTTGTGCAGACTTGGTTGGTAAATCCGCAATTACCTGATGATTTTTACGATTTTGATAAATTACTGACACAAAACTCTGGTATTAGTGAAAATATGTATTCACTTTTGGGTGGAATTAGTGGCGCGCCTGGACAAGTAGCTTCGTTCAGAACATTTCAAACGTCTAAAGAAAGTGCTACTACTTGTTTGAATATCTCCAAAGTTTTTGAGTTGTCACAAAATGAAGTCGTGCAGAAAGAAGGTCCTATTTCAGAAGAATTGTTAGTCAATTTGATAAAAAATATTCCAAACGATAATCCAATAGTTAGCAATGACGTTTACAAAGTCGCTTTCGCCACAAAAAATCTGAAAGTGCGTCAAACCATTGCACAAACACTCACTAAAATTCCTAAAGAATTAAAAACTGAATATGAAAGTTTGCTCAATGATGCTTCTTACATGACCAAAGAAGCGGCTTTGTATAATTTATGGGGAAATTTTGCAACAGATCAAAAAAAGTATTTAGATCAAACCAAAGATGTTGTAGGGTTTAACGATAAAAGTTTCCGAACGCTTTGGCTCACCTTGGCAATTGTAACCAAAGATTACAGCGGACGCAATACACCAAAATACTATCAAGAATTGACCAATTACACACAAACTCACAATCATTTTGAAGTACGCCAAAATGCGTTTATTTTCCTCAATGAATTGCGTGCGTTTACCGATCAAAACTTAGCAGATTTGGTCAACGGAGCGATGCATCACAACTGGCGATTTGCGAGTTTTTGCAGAGATTTGTTAGATAGTTTCATTAAAAACTCTTCCTATCAAGAAAATATACAGCGTACTAAAAAGTTGCTTTCAGAAGCCGAAAAAGTATTTTTAGAAAAGCGAATTAAAAATTAA
- a CDS encoding hemagglutinin protein, whose protein sequence is MKQSITIISIFFFTTFYVNAQTIERQVIGAAGTTFSNANITAEFTVGETATATISNGIVTFSQGFHQETIKLEIFINPKIYLQGAALSPNTGEENLMRDDLRVASLVPTTSPYTDGLTCDASVFNTTGANAIVDWVWIELRAATDNTSILYSTSALLQRDGDIVATDGVSVLSFNAAVDNYFIAIKHRNHLGIMTSTAILIDTTSADFTNASNQITFGNNAQTTSGMPNGITVMWSGNANNDTVIQYSGITPDTPAILSEILNDPGNFLNFPTYVVSGYNANDVNMNGSTQYSGTNPDTPLILQNVLAHPGNFLNFSTYQITEQLPENN, encoded by the coding sequence ATGAAACAATCAATAACAATTATAAGTATTTTCTTTTTTACTACTTTCTATGTAAATGCACAAACCATAGAACGTCAAGTGATAGGAGCCGCAGGAACTACGTTTTCGAATGCCAATATTACAGCTGAATTTACCGTTGGTGAAACAGCTACTGCTACAATTTCCAATGGGATAGTGACATTTTCGCAAGGATTTCATCAAGAAACGATAAAATTAGAAATTTTCATCAATCCAAAAATATATTTACAAGGAGCAGCTTTGAGTCCAAATACAGGAGAAGAAAACCTCATGAGAGATGATTTACGTGTGGCAAGTTTAGTACCAACAACTTCACCATATACAGACGGATTAACCTGTGATGCAAGCGTTTTCAATACGACTGGCGCAAATGCTATTGTGGATTGGGTTTGGATAGAATTAAGAGCTGCAACTGATAATACGAGTATTTTATATAGTACTTCTGCCCTATTACAACGTGATGGAGATATTGTTGCTACTGATGGAGTTTCTGTACTGTCTTTCAATGCGGCTGTAGACAACTATTTTATAGCGATAAAACACCGAAATCACTTAGGAATCATGACCTCAACAGCGATTTTGATAGATACCACTTCTGCTGACTTTACCAATGCAAGCAATCAAATTACTTTTGGAAACAATGCACAAACAACATCAGGAATGCCTAATGGAATTACAGTCATGTGGTCTGGAAACGCCAATAATGATACGGTAATACAATATTCAGGCATCACACCTGATACGCCAGCTATTTTATCAGAAATACTAAACGATCCCGGAAACTTTCTAAACTTCCCAACGTATGTCGTAAGCGGATATAATGCCAATGATGTAAATATGAATGGAAGCACACAATACTCAGGGACAAACCCAGATACACCATTGATCTTGCAAAATGTATTGGCACATCCTGGAAACTTCTTAAACTTTAGTACGTATCAAATCACAGAACAATTACCAGAAAACAATTAA
- a CDS encoding TonB-dependent receptor domain-containing protein, producing MPIKSFPTLSFLFLFFCVNFAVHAQYLVEGTVIDQATNIPLANASVEDFDSKVTVKTDAKGKFSITVNSINARLRISLEGYYTQLIFKVNSENTIVALQPKTNALDEVVINGITIDQKLTQATEAVSIVPKGEIYSENTVQLAPILNRVPGVFMQSGSLNTNRITIRGIGARSPFSTANIRAYYADIPLTDGNGESAIEDLELAAISRMEIHKGPSSSSYGVGLGGTILLYPEFGEFNETNANLFTTVGSFGLFRTVAKVSHGGKKANVNIIYSNTHSDGYRDNNSLDKATATITSNWFVNDKNELTFIGNYTTLKAFIPSSLNREDFENSPQNAATIWQNARGFEDFKKTLLGVNWSHHFNETYTQKTSVFTSFNNNYEPRPFNILEEQATTFGIRTRLLATKDFENSSLKWSFGGELFFDNYNAKQFDNLYQDFPVGTGSVAGEILSNIDENRNYFNLFAEAIYEWKKLTVSVGLHLNKTTYTVEDQLSASVEEDFTFDAIVSPKFGLNYAVSNNFNLFGSVAHGFSTPTTAETLFPNGAFNPNIKAERGWNVEIGSRFHTTNRKLSGSVSIYSMKVSDLLVNRRTETDQNITLNAGKTSHNGIEAALRYEIVNTESFTLNSYVNASINDFTFDEFTETNANFSGNDLTGVPKSVVNLGIEITSQKGFYGRLDFQAVGEMPANDENTFYSDAFELLNGKIGYQNTLGSQFSYDISIGANNIFDTAYASQLQVNAFGNDTSARYFYPGLPFNMYGGVQLNYQL from the coding sequence GTGCCCATAAAATCTTTTCCAACGCTTTCTTTCCTTTTTTTATTTTTTTGTGTGAATTTTGCCGTACATGCGCAATATTTGGTAGAAGGAACTGTGATTGATCAAGCTACGAATATTCCTCTAGCGAATGCAAGCGTAGAAGATTTTGACTCGAAAGTGACTGTAAAGACAGATGCTAAAGGAAAGTTTTCTATCACCGTAAACTCAATAAATGCCCGATTAAGGATTTCTTTAGAAGGATATTATACACAACTCATTTTTAAAGTTAATAGTGAAAATACCATCGTTGCTTTACAGCCAAAAACCAATGCTTTGGATGAAGTAGTCATCAATGGAATCACGATTGATCAAAAATTAACGCAAGCTACCGAAGCTGTGAGTATTGTGCCAAAAGGTGAGATTTACAGCGAAAATACGGTACAATTAGCGCCTATTTTAAACCGAGTGCCAGGCGTTTTCATGCAAAGCGGTTCGCTGAATACCAATAGAATTACCATTAGAGGAATTGGCGCGCGAAGTCCATTTTCTACGGCAAACATTCGGGCATATTATGCAGATATTCCATTAACGGATGGAAACGGCGAATCTGCCATTGAAGATTTAGAACTAGCGGCGATTTCACGCATGGAAATCCATAAAGGACCTTCGTCTAGTAGTTATGGTGTTGGGTTGGGCGGAACGATTTTATTATATCCAGAATTTGGAGAATTCAACGAAACGAATGCCAATTTGTTTACCACAGTGGGAAGTTTTGGATTGTTCAGAACGGTTGCAAAAGTATCGCACGGCGGCAAAAAAGCCAATGTAAACATTATTTATAGCAATACACATTCCGACGGATATCGCGATAACAATTCCTTAGACAAAGCTACGGCAACGATTACGTCCAATTGGTTTGTAAATGATAAAAACGAGCTGACATTCATCGGAAACTACACAACCTTAAAAGCTTTTATTCCAAGTTCGTTAAACAGAGAAGATTTTGAAAATTCGCCACAAAATGCCGCCACAATTTGGCAGAATGCTCGCGGATTTGAAGATTTCAAAAAAACACTTTTGGGCGTAAACTGGAGTCATCATTTTAATGAAACGTACACGCAAAAAACGAGCGTATTTACAAGTTTTAACAACAATTACGAACCGCGACCTTTTAATATTTTGGAAGAACAAGCAACTACCTTCGGCATCCGAACACGTTTGTTAGCTACGAAAGACTTTGAAAATAGTTCGTTAAAATGGTCTTTTGGTGGCGAATTGTTCTTTGACAATTACAACGCAAAACAATTTGACAATCTGTATCAAGATTTTCCTGTTGGAACTGGAAGTGTCGCTGGCGAAATTTTATCAAATATTGACGAAAACCGAAACTATTTCAATCTCTTTGCTGAAGCTATTTACGAATGGAAAAAGCTCACCGTAAGTGTTGGTTTGCATCTCAATAAAACAACATATACGGTTGAAGATCAGTTGAGTGCTTCTGTAGAAGAGGATTTTACCTTTGATGCGATTGTATCTCCCAAATTTGGACTGAACTATGCGGTTTCAAACAATTTCAATCTTTTTGGAAGTGTTGCGCATGGTTTTTCAACTCCGACAACGGCAGAAACTTTATTTCCCAATGGTGCGTTCAATCCAAATATAAAAGCAGAACGCGGTTGGAATGTTGAAATCGGTTCACGATTCCACACAACCAACAGAAAACTATCAGGTTCGGTTTCGATCTACAGTATGAAAGTCAGCGATTTATTGGTCAACAGAAGAACAGAAACGGATCAAAACATCACGCTCAATGCAGGAAAAACGTCGCATAACGGAATTGAAGCTGCACTTCGATATGAAATAGTGAATACTGAAAGTTTTACATTGAATTCTTATGTAAATGCAAGCATTAACGATTTCACATTTGATGAATTTACGGAAACCAATGCAAATTTTTCTGGGAATGACCTAACGGGAGTTCCAAAATCTGTTGTAAATTTAGGAATTGAAATCACGAGCCAAAAAGGGTTCTATGGACGATTGGATTTTCAAGCCGTTGGCGAAATGCCCGCAAATGATGAAAACACGTTCTACAGCGACGCTTTTGAATTGTTGAATGGTAAAATTGGGTATCAAAACACGTTGGGAAGTCAATTTAGTTATGACATTTCCATCGGTGCCAATAATATTTTTGATACCGCGTATGCATCACAATTACAAGTCAATGCTTTTGGAAATGATACCTCAGCGCGTTATTTTTATCCTGGATTACCGTTCAATATGTACGGCGGCGTTCAACTAAATTATCAATTATAA
- a CDS encoding SMI1/KNR4 family protein, whose product MKPILETISLEMIRLAEFDYSEAQLQAKWFGNEPATNETIQKVEEKLKVSLPEDYKEFLSITNGFHAFSDVEPTFHPVETIDYLRTIDREFIKIWRETGNEEIADVLAQSIVVAGMNDEQLYLLIPPSEECKNWRYWKFASWIPGEEAFDSLKHYFKDTLSYLKGDD is encoded by the coding sequence ATGAAACCGATTCTAGAAACGATTTCTCTAGAAATGATCAGATTGGCAGAATTTGATTATTCAGAAGCACAATTACAAGCTAAATGGTTTGGAAATGAACCTGCGACGAATGAAACAATTCAAAAAGTGGAGGAAAAATTAAAAGTTTCTTTACCAGAAGACTACAAGGAATTTTTATCTATTACAAATGGTTTTCACGCGTTTAGTGATGTAGAACCAACTTTTCATCCTGTAGAAACTATTGACTATTTACGAACTATTGATCGTGAATTTATTAAAATATGGAGAGAAACAGGAAATGAAGAAATTGCTGATGTTTTAGCGCAATCAATTGTTGTAGCTGGTATGAATGACGAGCAACTGTATTTATTAATTCCACCGAGTGAAGAATGTAAAAATTGGCGTTATTGGAAATTTGCTTCATGGATTCCAGGAGAAGAAGCTTTTGATAGCTTGAAACACTATTTTAAGGATACATTGAGCTATTTAAAAGGTGATGACTAA
- a CDS encoding FMN-binding glutamate synthase family protein, translating to MDAVLNFLGNISWWMWILIVLLLIAIRDVFQRKHTISHNFPIVGHIRYMFESIGPEIRQYFVANNREELPFNRIERGWIYASAKKQNNYEGFGTDRDIYKHHHMFINNAMMPYKVAENHPNAEDKSFLPCAKVMGEFNKRKRPYRPASIINVSAMSFGSLSAKAVESMNKGVKLAHAYHNTGEGGLSPHHSHGGDVVFHFGTGYFGVRAEDGGFSMEKMVKLVNENPFIRAIEVKLSQGAKPGKGGVLPGKKITPEIAKIRGVEVGKDVLSPPNHKAFSNVPELVDFVEAIAEATGLPVGIKAAIGKLGQWEELADIMKTTGKGPDFITVDGGEGGTGAAPPSFADHVSLPWVYGFADLYKLFQDKGLSERIVFVGSGKLGFPAKAAMAFAMGVDCINVAREAMMSIGCIQAQVCHTNRCPAGVATQSKWLQNGIDPTLKSVRLAQYFKTFRKEFIEITHAAGYEHPCQFNMKDVVMNVDDHHLSKNLDIAYDYQKTPVPFDGMKSLQECEYLGGK from the coding sequence ATGGACGCAGTTTTAAACTTTTTAGGCAATATTTCATGGTGGATGTGGATTTTGATTGTGTTACTTTTAATTGCTATTAGAGATGTTTTTCAACGGAAACATACCATCAGTCATAATTTTCCTATTGTGGGACACATTCGGTATATGTTTGAAAGTATCGGACCAGAAATTCGCCAGTATTTTGTAGCGAACAATCGAGAAGAATTACCTTTCAATCGTATAGAACGCGGTTGGATTTATGCCTCTGCCAAAAAACAAAACAATTACGAAGGTTTCGGAACCGATAGAGATATTTACAAACATCATCACATGTTTATCAACAATGCCATGATGCCGTATAAAGTAGCGGAAAACCATCCGAATGCTGAGGATAAGTCGTTTTTACCGTGTGCAAAAGTCATGGGCGAATTCAACAAAAGAAAACGTCCGTATCGTCCTGCTTCTATTATTAACGTATCTGCGATGAGTTTTGGATCGCTTTCCGCCAAAGCGGTAGAATCGATGAATAAAGGCGTGAAATTAGCGCATGCATATCACAATACAGGAGAAGGCGGTTTGTCTCCACATCACAGTCACGGCGGCGATGTCGTTTTTCATTTTGGAACAGGATATTTTGGTGTTCGTGCGGAAGATGGCGGGTTTTCCATGGAAAAAATGGTCAAATTGGTAAACGAAAATCCATTCATCAGAGCGATTGAAGTAAAACTATCGCAAGGTGCCAAACCAGGAAAAGGTGGTGTGTTGCCTGGAAAAAAAATTACACCTGAAATTGCTAAAATTAGAGGTGTAGAAGTTGGAAAAGATGTATTATCGCCTCCAAATCATAAAGCATTTTCTAATGTTCCTGAACTCGTAGATTTTGTAGAAGCCATTGCAGAAGCTACTGGATTGCCTGTGGGAATTAAAGCTGCTATTGGGAAACTTGGTCAATGGGAAGAATTGGCAGATATTATGAAAACTACCGGAAAAGGACCTGATTTTATTACAGTTGATGGTGGCGAAGGCGGAACTGGTGCTGCGCCTCCAAGTTTTGCAGATCACGTTTCGTTACCTTGGGTTTATGGTTTTGCCGATTTGTATAAATTGTTTCAAGATAAAGGACTCAGCGAACGCATTGTGTTTGTTGGTAGTGGAAAGTTAGGATTTCCTGCCAAAGCTGCGATGGCTTTTGCGATGGGCGTTGATTGTATCAATGTAGCGCGTGAAGCCATGATGAGCATTGGTTGTATTCAAGCGCAGGTTTGTCATACCAATCGTTGTCCAGCGGGCGTAGCGACACAAAGTAAATGGTTGCAAAACGGAATTGATCCAACGTTGAAGTCGGTGCGATTGGCACAATATTTTAAAACCTTCCGTAAAGAATTTATTGAGATCACACATGCTGCTGGTTATGAGCATCCGTGTCAATTTAATATGAAAGATGTGGTGATGAATGTGGACGACCATCATTTGTCAAAAAACTTAGACATTGCGTATGATTATCAAAAAACGCCTGTGCCGTTTGACGGAATGAAATCGCTTCAAGAGTGTGAGTATTTGGGTGGAAAGTGA